The region ACAAATTCGTTGGCTTCCTTCCTGGAAATATCGAGTTCCTTGGAAATACGGAACGCTCCCATTCCATACATCAAACCGAAATTGATGATCTTAGCATATCTTCGGTCATCAGCGGAAATTTCCTCTTTTGGTTTTCCAAAAATTATGCTCGCAGTCTGGGAATGAATATCCTCATTATTGCGGAATGCTTCGATCATTTTTTCATCTTTGGAAAGGATCGCCAGCAAACGAAGTTCAATCTGCGAATAATCTGCGGAAAGGATTATCCAATCATCATTTTCCGGAACGAATGCTTTGCGGATTTCTTTACCCATCTCCGATCTGATGGGAATATTCTGCAGATTAGGATTAGAACTGGAAAGTCTGCCGGTTGAAGTGTTCGTCTGATTAAATGATGAATGAATTCTTTCGGAATGCGGATTTATCAGTTTGGGAAGAGCAGTCACATAAGTCGATTCTAATTTTGTGATGCGACGATAATCCATCAATAATTGAGCGATTTCATATTTTTTTGCTAAAGTTTCCAGAACCGTCACATCTGTCGAATAACCTGTTTTTGTCTTTTTAATATAAGGAATTCCTAAATCTTCAAAAAGCACTTTTCCAAGTTGCTGCGTGGAATTCAAATTGAATTGTGAACCTGCGATTTCATAGATTTTTTTTGTTAATTCCGCCAATTTCTTTTGATTTTGGGATGAGATCGCAGACAGGATTTTTGTATCGATCCGAACGCCGTTTTGCTCCATTTCTGCCAAAGAATAAATCAGCGGAATTTCAATGTTTTTATAAAGTTCCATAAGATCATATCCTTTCAGTTTTTCTTTGAAGATGGAATAAAGACGAAAAGTGATATTAGCATCTTCTGCCGAATATTCTGCTGCCTGCGAGACCGGAACCAGGTCGAAAGTTACCTGCTTTTTTCCGGTTCCGATCAAATCCTTTATCGGAGTCATCTTGTATTCAAACTCTCGATCGGAACATGCTTCAAGCGAATGACGCGAAGTCGGATTGATCAAATAATCTGCTAAAATCGTGTCGAAAATTCTTTCCTGGATTTTCCAACCTGCTCTTAATAAAATCTCAAAATCATACTTGAAATTATGAGCAATTAGGAGTTTTCCTTTCAGAGTTTCTTGAAGGTTGTTCAAAACATATTTCATTTCCAGGTTTTCCGCCATTTGATGAGCAATGGGAATGTAATACGCTTTCTTATTTTCCAGACA is a window of Candidatus Cloacimonadota bacterium DNA encoding:
- the polA gene encoding DNA polymerase I: CGDSADNIPGVKGIGPKGATKLLQEFGTLEKIYENLEKISAKGTHTKLVESRDNAFLSQKLAKIVLDVPLGIPEDRNFKFDKKYLKNAIPFLEDNDLKSLVKKIRVDEELDFGETEESDNTIKFETIVVDNYPEFQKLLREIKSKSKIAIDTETTDKDPFLAELVGISICLENKKAYYIPIAHQMAENLEMKYVLNNLQETLKGKLLIAHNFKYDFEILLRAGWKIQERIFDTILADYLINPTSRHSLEACSDREFEYKMTPIKDLIGTGKKQVTFDLVPVSQAAEYSAEDANITFRLYSIFKEKLKGYDLMELYKNIEIPLIYSLAEMEQNGVRIDTKILSAISSQNQKKLAELTKKIYEIAGSQFNLNSTQQLGKVLFEDLGIPYIKKTKTGYSTDVTVLETLAKKYEIAQLLMDYRRITKLESTYVTALPKLINPHSERIHSSFNQTNTSTGRLSSSNPNLQNIPIRSEMGKEIRKAFVPENDDWIILSADYSQIELRLLAILSKDEKMIEAFRNNEDIHSQTASIIFGKPKEEISADDRRYAKIINFGLMYGMGAFRISKELDISRKEANEFVENYFSKFPTIRNYISKSLEKAKENGFVSTIFGRKLYLPGLNSKNKRDVQEAQRVATNMPIQGSAADIIKIAMINLHEKLKNIPEIKMIIQVHDELVFEVRKSKLDFAKELIITEMENALPKKYSAIVPLVVDVGAGKDWFDAH